A region from the Natronorubrum halophilum genome encodes:
- a CDS encoding L-aspartate oxidase encodes MTDTTDHELADVLVIGSGIAGCAAALSAAREGAEVLLLTKAERPDDASTDWAQGGISTTRGDPKSLKEDILTASDGTADPDAVDVLVENADDAVEDVLLETLEIGFDETDGGEFDYTREAAHSAYRILHVDAATGTHILRPFLRYLDAHDRIEVRQDTAALELITHEGRVHGVVSDEESTGKAIFAGTTILATGGIGALYTRSTNPDDATGDGIAMAALAGAEVADLEYVQFHPTAYAGDDPFLLSEALRGEGAVLRNRDGERFMNDYHPQGDLAPRDVVARAVETEREETGEVDLDVSTLEREFETEYPAIAETCRDRGIEGDEIPVAPCEHFLCGGIDVDENGRTSLDRLYAVGECARTGVHGANRLASTSLLEGLVWGLRAGADAVDLEAEPETVEVPDLRNGDPDLPERFATEKSIRLKRTMDEHLGLERDPDDVARASAVLRRLKGEVDAYTRTRTARDLYELRNASVTALLIARAASENAESTGCHYVVDDDAPLA; translated from the coding sequence ATGACTGACACAACAGACCACGAACTCGCGGACGTACTCGTGATCGGCAGCGGCATCGCGGGCTGTGCAGCCGCCCTGTCGGCCGCACGCGAGGGTGCCGAGGTGTTGCTTCTGACCAAGGCCGAGCGTCCCGACGACGCCAGCACCGACTGGGCGCAGGGCGGCATCTCGACGACGCGCGGGGACCCGAAGAGCCTCAAGGAGGACATCCTCACAGCCAGCGACGGCACGGCGGATCCGGACGCGGTCGACGTACTGGTCGAGAACGCAGACGACGCCGTCGAGGACGTGTTGCTCGAGACGCTCGAGATCGGGTTCGACGAGACCGACGGCGGCGAGTTCGACTACACGCGCGAGGCAGCCCACTCGGCGTACCGGATCCTCCACGTCGACGCCGCGACTGGAACGCACATTCTGCGCCCGTTCCTGCGCTATCTGGATGCGCACGACCGCATCGAGGTTCGCCAGGACACCGCCGCGCTCGAGCTCATCACGCACGAGGGGCGCGTTCACGGCGTCGTGAGCGACGAGGAATCCACCGGAAAGGCGATCTTCGCCGGGACGACGATCCTCGCGACGGGCGGCATCGGAGCGCTTTATACGCGTTCGACCAATCCCGACGACGCGACCGGCGACGGGATCGCCATGGCCGCGCTCGCCGGGGCCGAAGTCGCCGATCTCGAGTACGTCCAGTTCCATCCGACGGCGTACGCAGGCGACGATCCGTTCCTGCTCTCGGAGGCCCTGCGCGGCGAGGGAGCCGTCCTCCGCAATCGGGACGGCGAACGGTTCATGAACGACTACCATCCGCAGGGTGATCTCGCTCCGCGGGATGTCGTCGCCCGCGCCGTCGAGACAGAACGCGAGGAGACGGGCGAGGTCGACCTGGACGTGAGCACGCTCGAACGCGAGTTCGAGACCGAGTATCCCGCGATCGCCGAGACGTGTCGCGACCGCGGGATCGAAGGCGACGAGATCCCCGTCGCGCCCTGCGAGCACTTCCTGTGCGGCGGAATCGACGTCGACGAGAACGGGCGAACCTCGCTCGATCGACTGTACGCCGTCGGCGAGTGTGCCCGAACCGGCGTTCATGGCGCGAATCGACTGGCGAGTACGAGCCTGCTCGAGGGACTCGTCTGGGGGCTGCGAGCGGGTGCGGATGCCGTCGATCTCGAGGCAGAACCCGAGACCGTCGAGGTACCCGACCTGCGTAACGGCGACCCGGACCTGCCCGAGCGCTTCGCCACCGAGAAGTCGATCCGGCTGAAGCGGACGATGGACGAGCACCTCGGCCTCGAGCGCGATCCGGACGACGTCGCCCGTGCGAGCGCCGTTCTCCGACGGCTCAAGGGCGAGGTCGACGCGTACACCCGTACCCGAACGGCCCGGGATCTCTACGAACTCAGGAACGCGAGCGTGACGGCCCTGCTGATCGCTCGAGCCGCGAGCGAGAACGCGGAGTCGACGGGCTGTCACTACGTCGTCGACGACGACGCGCCGCTCGCGTAG